The DNA segment ACTACACCGCAGTACATACACTTTAGCTTTCAATACACACATATAGTAACAGCATAGGGATTTCTtactataaaataaacaaaccaGCTACCAGAAAGGGTTATTGGATGAGaaaggattaaaataataaagaaaacataACACAACAACAATTATGGGATAATCATTCCAAATGGAGATTAACTTTCTTCCGACCTCATCATATGTGTCATCATACACCTTTGCTTCACTTCTTCACCCTTTCTTTTCCCTCTCCcttatctctctctttcttctttaaCTTTTCACTGCCTCTCACAGCATCttgagtttattttattttattttattccaccTAAAAAGTAGATAATTAAATCAACTGAAACATGAGAGAGATCTCCCATCTTGAATATACCACTCTGTGCTGTTTAGGGTTGGAGGCATATATAATTAACAAGGCTACCTGCCCATTCTCTTGGGTCTTTCTTAATTCAGCCACTAATACTTCTTCCCTCACTGAACTCTTTGTGTGAGTTTCTTATTGAAATTTGAGTCAAACTTAGAATCTGAGACACAGTTTTGAAGCTAAGAAAGATGGATGAAGGAGAAATCATCACACATACTGCTTTCCCTCAGAACCTAACTGCTTCTGCTGCATCTAATGATCATAACAAACCTCCTTCTGCTTTGAGGAGGAAAAGAAACCTCCCAGGAAACCCAGGCATGCTTGTTTCTTTCATAGTAGATTCTCTATTTTCTCTTCATCAATATCGCTTATATATAagctttattattatatataggtatcactactagaaaaattaaattaataatgaaacaatttatatatatgtaagttttagaaaaattaatatcacTCAATTTTTTGTGAATTAGTATTagtaatgaaaaagaaattttgttgtcacaaatttttgtcataaattctttgattttttttgtagtgtatATTCAAAGCTAAAATGCTTTCTCatcaagagaaaagaaaaaaaaagttatacaaaagatttaatATGTGAATCTTTTTTCCCTATCTGCACAGATCCTGAAGCAGAAGTCATAGCCTTATCACCAAAGACCCTGATGGCTACGAACAGATTCTTGTGTGAAACTTGTGGGAAGGGTTTCCAAAGGGATCAAAATCTCCAACTCCATCGACGTGGACACAACCTTCCATGGAAGCTTAAACAGAGAACGGGTAAAGAAGCAAGAAAAAGGGTTTATGTGTGTCCTGAGAAGAGTTGTGTCCACCACGACCCTTCAAGGGCTCTTGGAGACTTAACTGGGATTAAAAAGCACTTCTGCAGAAAGCACGGTGAAAAGAAGTGGAAGTGCGAGAAGTGCTCGAAGCGTTATGCTGTGcagtcagattggaaagcacaCTCCAAGACCTGTGGCACTAGAGAATATAAATGTGATTGTGGAACTATCTTTTCAAGGTAACTAATAATTATTAACCTATTCATCTGAGTTATAGATTTGCTCATGACATACCTCTCTTACCAGTCTTATAGCAACAAGTTATTTTGTTTTGCAAGAGTGCTGTAACTTGACCTTGAGTCCTAGATTATATATAGTGGTATAAAAACAACAACTCTAACTCAAAGGATTAATTGGTCTTTGGCTTTGGGTCGATGAATATTGGgttcacataaaaaaaactctctTTCTCTAGGTTTATTCTGACTATTTGGCtttcagagaaaaaaaagagagaatatcGAGACCTAGTTCAAACAAAGGATTTGAAAGAAGCCAGTGCCACACAAGTTTTTGATAAACCTTTTTGGCAACCTTAGCCCTAAACGACAAAAGTTCTTAGTTTGGAATTATCTTAATTATAGTTACCTattatgtgatttttaattCAGATTTTCCTTGGTATATATAGTTTGAGGCTATAGACTAGTTATTAGTATCGTACAAGTCATAATGTCTTAGTCATGTTACCATGTTACTCATGTTGGACTTTTGTGGAGCTAATGTTAGAGGCGTACGTTTGTCTTCACCTAAGTAAGAATAATGCATAAAAATCCAAAAGTAACAACTTGTTACCAAGAAGCAAATAACATTATTTGAGTGATTAGGAAGaggaaaacaaacatatttGAAGTAAGTTTTATTCTACACGAATTCCAATGCACCAAAATGGGGAAGCAACATTTTATTAGTATCAATTATAACACATTACATAACCTTTGAAtgtgtgtttaatttttttttctacaaatagtctagcaactaaataatttactTTGTTATTTACTAAATACTTGAGAAATCATATTAACAGAAAATTAAACATACTTTGAGTGGTTGTTAAACAGATAAACAAACACCCATAATTTAGACTTCTTAAATGTATATATGTTTCTTTAGATTATTGTtatgattattatatattattaaaattattattattattattattattatttgttaacaCTTTTGGTTGAGCAGGAGAGACAGCTTCATCACACACAGGGCCTTCTGTGATGCATTGGCAGAAGAAACGGCTAGGGTAAATGCAGCCTCAGACATAAACACATCCTTAGGGGGCAACAACATTGGTTACAACATAATGGGAACATCCCTAGGCCCTAATATGGCAACCCATTTCCCTTCAATTTTCAAGCCAGTTTCAAGCACTGATGAAACAAGTAACCAAACCTCAAGGGGACTACCCCTTTGGATGAGTCAAATAACATCTTCTCAGGCTCAAGAAAGAATAATGGTCAACACAAATTTGCGTGAGATTCATCAACTTGGTTCTGCCACAAGCTCATCATCAGGAACAATATATGATGGCAACTCAATTCTCCAATGCCCAAATCTTCCACCTTCTAATAACTATCAACTAAGTTGGGTGTTTGGAACTAAAATTTCCAATAACAGTAACAACCAAGAGTTAACAACTAGCACTACTACTTCACTTCCTCTAGGAAACACAAGTGCCATTCCTTCTTGGTATAGTTCCCAACACCAACCTCAACATCAACAAGCATGTCCATCAGCAAACATGTCAGCCACAGCTTTGTTGCAAAAAGCTGCTCAAATTGGAGCAACCTCAAGTGACCCTTCATGGCTTGGGAGCTTAGGTTTGAAATGTGGTAACAATAGCCAAGGTCAAGatggtaataataataagtatagTGGCATGTACGGATCAAGCTTGGTGCTCACAACCACTCTTGGGAGTGAAGCAGATAACTCTGGATGTGAATTGTCACAAATGCACCCTCACAAACGAAGACACGTGCTCAATGAAGAAAGTGGAGGGGGGCAAACTAGGGATTTCCTTGGTGTTGGTGTGCAAAACCATTTTCCACACTTCATCAACCAAGGGGTGGACTTGATTTGAAGATATGGGTtcaatgaaaaatgattttttccaCACTCATTTGAGAATGTACACTTTGGAAGGAGGACCAAGAGAGTGATAATGTgatgaagaaaaggaaagaagagaTAGGCAAATGTGTAAGTAAATTAATTAAGTGTAAAATTGGAGtgtgaaaaaatcttttaagttgatatttaattgtgaaatttaaattaaatgtcttTCTTTTCTGTATATATTTTCTCTGTCTATGTGAAATGGGATAATTAATAACAGTAAAAGCAAAGGTGGATGGAGTTGAAGTTAAAATTGGAGGAACAGAATTTAGTATCTGGAAACTTTGCAGAGAGGAAAAGGTGGGAATTGAGTGCTTGATGAGGCCTAAAAAGTTTGCTCTTAGAAAAACTATTGAAGGGTTGAAAGGAGAGAGATCCATGCATATTCTTTTGAATGCTGAAAGCTGacccctttttaaaaaaaaattggtggctttaattaatttttgataaaagGGTGGGACGGTTGTGGAGTAGTGGGGGCAAAGTAAACGACAAGCTTTGGAGTCCATTATTATTGCACAGTTGTTTCATTTCATCTGTGTTGTGGTTCATGTCTTTGTCAAAATGGGCTTAAAAGGAGAATTTCCAGTGACAAAAAAGCATCATTCTAGTACAAATAGGCTTTTAGCTTataggttaaaataaattaatgtaccCCTTTTCGTTCACCCTGCAATGCATATTTGTAGTGTGACCAGATTGGCTAAGTTTTCTAAGCTAGCATGCGGAAAAATTGAGCTAAGAAGATCGAGGCACATTATATTatctgtttattattattacaagtttttctcttcattttaaatttctcttgCTTTTTCTTTGTTCCATCCCTCCTCTTCTTTCCATGCACTCAGCGCGGAAAGTGCGGTAATATGCCTTTTTCATTAGTCTTTAgggttaattattatatatcggttttattttttaagtaaaacttttaaaataattattataaaaatagtaattttattattattttctcataCATGAGATAccataaaaagttttatatgataaatatatacCTAAATATATTCTTAATGGATATATCTTGTTGTGGTACacagtgaaaataaaagaaattaagaacccACCACGTAACATAAATAGTTAGTAGTTTAGATCTTTTAAAGTATATGATAGAAGTTTGATTATTGACTATTTGATTACAGTAATGCATATGTAAGAAATAAATTGTCCCTTGACTAAAAATCCTCCAAAAAACAAATGGACGAGCTACCTGTGGGTATAAGTTAGTGACTAGCCCTCGGTACATTTGACAAGAAACAAAATTAGAAGAGAGggagaaatattaattttaaattaaagagaaagatataatgtaaaaaatgaatttttatgtttaaaattcaatttttcattttaatatatagttatTCACACTCCTCCAACCACACGAGATGATTAAACCTTTCGCTGTTTTGGGTAATGTTTTGAGAACACACACATGTACATCTATCAATATATCCAGAAAGATAAACGTACAAAACTAGAAAAGTAGTAGAGAAATGGACAAAGATGGAAATATCACATAAGTGTttactataagaaaaatatctatGCATCATTAGTACTCATTAAACTTTTCACTGTTTTATGTTGATGGATTTAACAGTGACCATCCACTATATATATTCGGTTGGTTGCATTTTATCaatcaaaatgtaaaataagcataagtatcaaaagaaaaagtattAGGGGGAAAGTAAAAGGGAAGCCATATTCTCCAGTCTTGACGGCCGTACCCTCTGCTCTTTgattttgcttttacttttgccTACGCTATGGCTTGTAGGGTGGGACAAGTTATCCAATGATTGTTCACGAGTATACCACAAAATCTATTTAATCCAAAACATAGAAAATATTTGAAGATTTGCAAAATGATAAGATGAGTATATATAAGGAATATGGGTCGATCGAAAGATGGTTGCCATTATTAGTCTAGGTTGTAAAAGCTTCTTCATGTCACGATTCACATTTTTCATTTGATCTGACAACAGCAATTATAGTTCGGCCTTTGGGTACGTACCAATTAAAATTTGTGTATGAAATAtatcttattaataaataaaatttagcttgtgatttttatgtttcaaaGGGAATAAGAAATTTGATTTAGACTGTTcgctacattttttatttttttcactactACAACTTTTTTGAACTATAAGGACACTTCACAGTGATGGTAGTGATGGTTttgaacataaaaaagaaagtcaTTTTAATTAAGGTGACATATGCTTTTACCCACGTACACTGCACAAGTTGATAAAGTTTATATATTGCTTAAAAcaatgactttttttatttaatggctaaataaatatttagtatatatattgcaattataattaataataatgaaaaaattataatattcgaAAGAGAAACTTTGGTAAAAAAGAGattttaaattcattatataCTGTGAAATTTCTATTAAacttgttattatatatatatggataaaAACCTTAATACCTTtccacaaaaatattattaacctTAGCTTGTCCTTGGGTAATAAAAAAAACGGGTCGTGTTTCTAGGATTCAACTTAGAATAAACCTGGTAAATAGTATGAAAATGGTTCTTCAAAACAAGAAATTTGACTTAGATCGAGTTACACCCAAAAATTGTCCATGCAAGTTAAAAATCTATAAGTATATgtcaatttgataattttaattgttgctaTAGTTTTAatgtaagattattttaattgtcATATAATTAATTGGACAGACAaatatcaccaaaaaaaattaattgtgatttttttttaaaaaaattaagtcttTTCGCAAGCAAAGTTATTGGCTGAATGAAATCTTTATAAGACagatatacaatttttttaaaaacacattGCACAAAGACTAACTCACTAAGTGTCTTATAGCCGAATATacaattttaacatttaatttaatctcctaagatgttcaaaatattttaagaacttttctaaattttataaaaatttaccgATAATTTTTTACGTAAAGAATTTGAATGAATGTGTGTAAGGTTAATAACCTATTTCTTCAAAGTTTCTAGTGTTGGCAGAGGCAAAGGAAGTTGGGGAGTGCCTACAAGAGCCATGACCCCctcaagattttaaatttttgtaatattatatatatatatatatatatatatatatatatatataattatttgtggCCTTCTCTTCTTAATTCTCTTTAGTATTTTTAACAACATATTttaactaaaagtaaaaaatttcttcattttttattttcctcttttttgacaattaaatttaatttctcataTACTTTCTAGCTTCTACAAGATGGTAAGCTTTTttcattgttgttgttcttggtACTTTGTGTAatgagttatttttattatgcttCTAATATTTTCATCTTGCATTTTTAATCCtaggtgatttttttattgtctaaatatctaattataattattggtTTTCCAATTGCATCCCAAATGTATGCTAATTTTTCTTGCATCTTgtaccttctttctttttaatgtcTATTAAAGGTTTTTGAATTGCATTCCATTtattatgaacatttttttctttttctatttttttgcatTCTTACTTATTAACTTtctttcatattaaataaaCTATTGCGGTAGTGATAAGATTAGGCATCCCACTCAAAACTCCACACATGTGCTTAAGCTTTATTGTAATTAAATACTCTTTTTTGTTCCTATTTGTTAAATTCAATGACCTAATTCcttaagattaagaaaaattattaatttagttaatagaaacACATTTGTCCTAATTCTTTTCTTCAAAACATCATTGCTATTAATATTCATCACTCTCTTATAATTGTTTGATATATAACATACAAttaattatagatattttagtataaaaataattaatgcaataaaaattatgaattggATCATATAAAATAGAACAAACATCACTCTTAATTTGAGTCTTATAAATAGGAATGAAGGCGGTTATGAAATACTTAAAATAACTTAGTCTCTTTCGTAAAATGATTAACTTATAGAAAAATTActgttaaacaaataaaataattggttTCTTGTagtaatgttttttgttttagatttatGATATGATCTCTATTTTTGTTAATGATACATCTATAATTAGTTAACTTATCTAAGCATTTATGCATTTATCATATGTAATTTATTCAATCAAGTAGTTTCTAAGAATTTTTCATGTGTGACTCAAATAttcatttttgaaatattttatataataagctttgactataataaaattttcttttcacctaattaaatgtttttttttactttcttctcaTTTTGCTAAAGGTCTTTGGACGCTTATGTGTTGCTGAGACTCGTTAATTAGTATCTTTCTTATGCTCACAACACATTACATATTTCTTTTAgctcataataaaatattagttacatatattttaatttttttttataaatgtcctaatgtaaaatttgaaatattttttttagttatgtttttttttctatattggCTTTCCTTATATAAAAATCTTGGTTATGTCCATATTTATAAACATTCATCTTCAAGTGTCCATTGTCTTACAATGGATGAATTTCTTTACTTAAGTTCTTATGGTcgttgaagcatttaatgtttgtATTAAATGCAGGTCATTCCTAATGCAATGAAATCACTAATATTGTCTTTCATGTAGAATACTTTAGCAAAAAAACCACTTCCCTTTGCCTAGAGCAAGTTTGCACTATTTAACACATCTTTTTATGAAGATGGTGACTTTTAGATCTTGAACTTTCATTTATTATTCATAGGTTTCAACAAATCATAGAAAAGTATCTCTGCAAGACAAATCTTAGACACATAGTATTAAATAAAGTCTTAAAAATCATCCGATCTTGTGttagatcgtagttttacctcACTATCATGTGATACTTCAAACATAGACTCACGAAGCAAGCTCTAATATTGCATAAAATGAAACTTTCAACATTTGTACATATTTAAttgcatctaatcaaaataattagaagTCTTGACTCATCTTAAGACACAAATATTTGTTgacttaatattaattataatttattgtatCTCGTTCAACATATCTATAGGTAAAAGTTATTGACTTATTGTTACAAATTTTAGCATTgagaaaaaattgatattagtaaaaaaaaatgtatacccataattatttttaatattaattacataaattttagataatattaGTTAATATCCGAGATTGAATATCCTTTAGGGAAATATGATGCTTACAAGATTCATTAAAAGAAATCAGAAGTGCAATATGGGATTATGAGGTAGCAAGAGCCTTaaatcaaatggttataacttctAGTTTATCAAATCCTTTGGTCTACCTTGAAACCTGATATTTAGAGAGTTCTGGGGGAGTTCCATGACAATGACTCAATGAGGTAATTCCTAAAGGGGAAAATCCATCTTTCATCGATCATCTAGAACCCCTAAAAATGATAATGCACATAGTTTAGAGAGAATATAGACATACTTATGTCATCGAGTATGTGTACAAAATAATTGCAAATATTTTATCCAAGAAGTTAAGGATGGTACATGATAATTGTCACCAATACTTACATTTTGTAGTATTTCATTAGCTATAAAAGGGAACCTCTTGACACATGAAGAAGGATTCtgaaattgtgattttttaGGCTTAGGACAAAGATCAGATTTTGTGATGGCTTACATGCTCAAAGCTTCTCATTGAATCATTCCTCCACCAGATTCTTCATTAATTATGGTTATAAGTAGTTAATTTTATCTTCATTGGGGTTTAATGTAATTAGACTACAACATGTCTACATCCATGTAATTACGTTTTATTCTCATTGTTATACAACAAGATTCTGCCATTTTGGGACCTAAGGGTCATGGTAATACTCTTGTTAATTGGGGAGTTGAGATAGATGTTCGAACTTGTCAACTTTTTTGTTGGGTTTGTAGCACCAACTGGTATTCTCTAATTCTCTTTGTGGTTGCGCATCTCTCACttatactaatatatttttgcttataaaaaattatctataaaaagaatcacaaaattattagttatataaCTTTTCTATATCAAATTTCTAGTTTACAACTGAAAAAAAAGTTGGTTTTCAAGTATGTGGAGAAGTTTTGACAACGGGAATTGGGAAGTGACAATTGAATCGATCAGATAACAACAATATATGGATAATTTTAAAGTGCTTCATGAGTACCATACCATAATATCTAATTAATGTTAACCTTACTCTTTTGGGAAGGAGAAATGAGGATAACAAATAAGAATTAACGgtagaaataaagacaaattaaaaaatatatattaatcatcGATAAAACTGAtacatattttgtaaaaatgtcATGATGGCTAGTAATTACAAAAATAGATAACTAATTaacattttagaaaataaacattatgaatgaatattcaaaattaaatgaaatcaaatacaaatcttaatgttttataaagttgaatatgtgaatatgtctcttaacaattcatgtttcaaagagaatattttgaaaattatatatatatatatatatattaggaaAAGACAGGAGAATTCTTTACTTAAATCGATATTCGTGATCAAATCATATATTAATTGtaagtgtatgttttgttttggtGGCAGACAAGAATTGATTCTGAGTTTAAAATTGACTTTTGAATGTATTTTCACGTACTTAGTCTCAtgttagaaaattttaaaattgattataggTTGAAATAATTTTGAGTAACTTCAATGTTGCATCCAAaattttgtattgaattttATGCCTAACATAAATCACATCACTTCAAActcaattttaatcaaaatcaattttatcaacacTCATCCAAAGTCACACTAaatagaaacaaacaaaagttgtTGTCATTCCTTGGTATTCACTTCTCAACATGACAAAtggagaaaaattaataaaaggaaCAAATGACCACATGTACTTTAGGGAATTCATGTTGATTGGCACAAGACCTTTAGACCTTTTGTTTTTATCCGTAACAAACTTGCCAAATTCATCATCTTAATTAGAAACCATGTTACGTTTTTTGAttgacaagaagaaaaaaatattgtcaaacTCTTCGGCCTTCAATATTGCTTCATTCTCACTTCATATTGCAAAATAAAAAGAGCAAAAAAATCTTTCAACTTGGACACAAAACTTTGTTGCCCATCCTATATATACACGCATGCACCTTTCATCTTTTGCACTTACCACACTACTCATTAATTACTTCTTAGATCATAATTAATAATCCAACTTATTTTGTCTCATTATTATAGCTTCTCTAGATGGAAGCTAAAACTAAGTCATGGGTAGTTCTACCTTTTCTTCTATTGGTTGCAATTTTCATGCAACAAAGTGTGCATCGAGAATCGTGAGTGCCCTACCTTTTTGTCTTTAGGGACTCTTTGTCTGGCAATGGAAATACAATGACCTTCCAACAACTACAAAGTCACACTAAATAGGATCAAATAAAAGTTGTTGTCCCTTCTTGGTGTTCAATTCTCAACATAACGAatggagaaaaattaaaaaaaaaaggaacaaatgGCCACACGTACTTTTGGGAATTCGTGTTCATTGTGCAAGTCCTTTAGACCTTTTGTTTATACTTGTAACAAACTCGCCGAATTCGTCATCTTAATTAGAAACAACGTTACGTTTTTTGAttgacaagaagaaaaaaaatctcctcaaactcttcgGCCTTCAATATTGCTTCATTCTCACTTCATattgcaaaattaaaaaaagcaaaaaaatcttTCAACTTGGAAACAAAACTTTGTTGCCCATCCTATA comes from the Glycine soja cultivar W05 chromosome 6, ASM419377v2, whole genome shotgun sequence genome and includes:
- the LOC114417166 gene encoding zinc finger protein NUTCRACKER-like, producing MDEGEIITHTAFPQNLTASAASNDHNKPPSALRRKRNLPGNPDPEAEVIALSPKTLMATNRFLCETCGKGFQRDQNLQLHRRGHNLPWKLKQRTGKEARKRVYVCPEKSCVHHDPSRALGDLTGIKKHFCRKHGEKKWKCEKCSKRYAVQSDWKAHSKTCGTREYKCDCGTIFSRRDSFITHRAFCDALAEETARVNAASDINTSLGGNNIGYNIMGTSLGPNMATHFPSIFKPVSSTDETSNQTSRGLPLWMSQITSSQAQERIMVNTNLREIHQLGSATSSSSGTIYDGNSILQCPNLPPSNNYQLSWVFGTKISNNSNNQELTTSTTTSLPLGNTSAIPSWYSSQHQPQHQQACPSANMSATALLQKAAQIGATSSDPSWLGSLGLKCGNNSQGQDGNNNKYSGMYGSSLVLTTTLGSEADNSGCELSQMHPHKRRHVLNEESGGGQTRDFLGVGVQNHFPHFINQGVDLI